One stretch of Serinicoccus hydrothermalis DNA includes these proteins:
- a CDS encoding mechanosensitive ion channel family protein, whose amino-acid sequence MFGLELPFDTWESTLDWLLGAPLRVVLILLFAVAARWAAHRAIRGVVEGAAKRADDHERSSLERAFDSATGARKERRRQRALTMGSLLRSIATFLIATVALLTIMAELGMPLAPLLTSAGIGGVAIGFGAQSLVKDFLSGIFMIIEDQYGVGDLIDTGEAVGTVEEVTLRVTRLRDPSGVVWFIRNGEIIRIGNKSQGWAVATIDIPVAYDEDPARVIPLLRDVAAQVYADPDWSEKLLEEPSVAGVESVSGGTMTLRIFAKTRPGEQWGVPRVIRERAKERFDDEGVRGPRISPFGDAQV is encoded by the coding sequence ATGTTTGGTCTGGAACTGCCTTTCGACACCTGGGAGTCGACCCTGGACTGGCTCCTCGGTGCCCCCCTGCGCGTCGTCCTCATCCTGCTCTTCGCCGTGGCGGCCCGGTGGGCCGCCCACCGGGCGATCCGCGGGGTCGTGGAGGGCGCGGCGAAGCGCGCCGACGACCACGAGCGGTCCTCCCTCGAGCGCGCCTTCGACAGCGCCACCGGGGCCCGCAAGGAGCGTCGCCGGCAGCGCGCCCTGACCATGGGCTCGCTGCTGCGCAGCATCGCGACGTTCCTCATCGCCACGGTGGCCCTGCTGACGATCATGGCCGAGCTGGGGATGCCGCTCGCGCCGCTGCTCACCAGCGCCGGCATCGGTGGTGTGGCCATCGGCTTCGGCGCGCAGTCCCTGGTCAAGGACTTCCTCTCCGGCATCTTCATGATCATCGAGGACCAGTACGGCGTCGGTGACCTCATCGACACCGGCGAGGCCGTCGGGACCGTCGAGGAGGTCACCCTGCGGGTCACCCGGCTGCGCGACCCCAGCGGTGTCGTGTGGTTCATCCGCAACGGGGAGATCATCCGGATCGGCAACAAGAGCCAGGGCTGGGCGGTGGCCACCATCGACATCCCGGTCGCCTACGACGAGGACCCGGCCCGCGTCATACCCCTGCTGCGGGACGTCGCGGCACAGGTGTATGCCGACCCGGACTGGTCCGAGAAGCTGCTCGAGGAGCCCTCGGTGGCCGGCGTCGAGTCGGTCTCCGGCGGGACGATGACGCTGCGCATCTTCGCGAAGACCCGGCCGGGCGAGCAGTGGGGCGTGCCCCGCGTGATCCGGGAGCGCGCCAAGGAGCGCTTCGACGACGAGGGCGTCCGCGGACCGCGGATCTCGCCCTTCGGGGACGCCCAGGTCTGA
- a CDS encoding RNA polymerase sigma factor, protein MVPTPRPGWTSSGRSAPCRRSSGRWWCCATSTTLTVADTARTLGLAEGTVKSHQSRALAALRISEHLDDDHVASEGRGH, encoded by the coding sequence GTGGTCCCGACGCCGCGACCGGGCTGGACCTCGAGCGGGCGATCGGCACCCTGCCGCCGCAGCAGCGGGCGGTGGTGGTGCTGCGCTACTTCCACGACCCTGACGGTCGCCGACACCGCCCGGACCCTCGGCCTCGCCGAGGGCACGGTGAAGTCGCACCAGTCGCGCGCCCTGGCGGCGCTGCGGATCAGCGAGCACCTGGACGACGACCACGTCGCCAGCGAAGGGAGGGGGCACTGA
- a CDS encoding alpha-amylase family glycosyl hydrolase has protein sequence MPARSSSYPGMGAVPHDDGVTFRVWAPQARQVAVVGDFCGWDQRRRTVLAKDHHRSGTWSAFVPGAGAGTHYRFLVRRGGPYLSRQDPCARQVTGARGASVVFDPRRIDWGGEHFRAPGWDDLVVYELHVPTFAATAEGPGTFDTAIGRLDHLAWLGVTAVEVMPPFEFASGTSWGYNPSQLYAIESSYGGPWAFARFVREAHARGIAVLLDVVHNHVGPDGPHLWRFDGAAGRRRYGGAFFYNDRRALTPWGATRPNYDRKAVRNFLRDSAVMWLEDFRVDGLRLDGTNFVRSRWGDVRDPAHHIAAGERYLAALTTDLRSRQPWKLLVAEDMQRDPAVTQSPQEGGLGFHSQWDAGFVHAVRAALEAVDDGARDVRAVAAAVLGQGGPLHERVVYTESHDEVANGRARVPEQIMPGRADSWHSRTRSALGLALTLTSPGIPMLFQGQDVLEDGWFTDTRPVDWSKAHDRAGFLHLVRQLVLLRRDVAGTTRGLRGRHTHVLRADDGLLAYHRWDRGGPGDDVVVVVNLTTHPRRDVRLGLPRAGRWRVRCNTDAPSFGPCLGAVHAHDTDTEPRPWDGVPDSALVSVGPYAALVLSQDD, from the coding sequence GTGCCGGCCAGATCCTCGTCCTACCCCGGTATGGGCGCGGTCCCGCACGACGACGGCGTGACCTTCCGCGTCTGGGCACCGCAGGCGCGGCAGGTCGCCGTCGTGGGCGACTTCTGCGGCTGGGACCAGCGGCGGCGCACCGTCCTCGCGAAGGACCACCACCGTTCCGGCACCTGGTCCGCCTTCGTGCCGGGGGCCGGCGCCGGCACCCACTACCGCTTCCTCGTGCGCCGCGGCGGCCCCTACCTCTCGCGGCAGGACCCGTGCGCCCGACAGGTCACCGGTGCGCGCGGGGCGTCGGTCGTCTTCGACCCGCGGCGGATCGACTGGGGCGGGGAGCACTTCCGGGCGCCGGGGTGGGACGACCTCGTCGTCTACGAGCTGCACGTGCCGACCTTCGCCGCCACCGCCGAGGGCCCGGGCACCTTCGACACCGCCATCGGCCGGCTCGACCACCTCGCCTGGCTCGGGGTCACCGCGGTCGAGGTGATGCCGCCCTTCGAGTTCGCCTCCGGGACGAGCTGGGGCTACAACCCCTCGCAGCTGTATGCCATCGAGTCCAGCTACGGCGGGCCGTGGGCCTTCGCGCGCTTCGTGCGGGAGGCGCACGCCCGCGGCATCGCGGTGCTCCTGGACGTCGTGCACAACCACGTGGGCCCGGACGGTCCCCACCTGTGGCGCTTCGACGGCGCCGCCGGGCGCCGCCGCTACGGCGGCGCCTTCTTCTACAACGACCGACGGGCGCTGACCCCGTGGGGGGCGACCCGCCCCAACTACGACCGCAAGGCGGTGCGCAACTTCCTGCGCGACTCGGCCGTCATGTGGCTGGAGGACTTCCGGGTCGACGGCCTGCGCCTCGACGGCACCAACTTCGTGCGCTCCCGCTGGGGCGACGTGCGCGACCCCGCCCACCACATCGCGGCCGGCGAGCGCTACCTCGCGGCGCTGACCACCGACCTGCGCTCGCGCCAGCCGTGGAAGCTGCTGGTCGCCGAGGACATGCAGCGCGACCCCGCGGTCACCCAGTCCCCGCAGGAGGGCGGGCTGGGCTTCCACAGCCAGTGGGACGCCGGTTTCGTGCACGCGGTCCGGGCCGCGCTGGAGGCGGTCGACGACGGCGCCCGCGACGTCCGGGCCGTCGCCGCCGCGGTCCTGGGGCAGGGCGGTCCCCTGCACGAGCGGGTGGTCTACACCGAGTCGCACGACGAGGTGGCCAACGGCCGCGCCCGCGTGCCCGAGCAGATCATGCCCGGGCGGGCGGACTCCTGGCACTCCCGCACCCGCAGCGCCCTCGGGCTGGCGCTCACCCTGACCTCCCCCGGGATCCCCATGCTCTTCCAGGGCCAGGACGTGCTGGAGGACGGGTGGTTCACCGACACCCGCCCGGTCGACTGGTCCAAGGCCCACGACCGCGCCGGCTTCCTCCACCTCGTCCGGCAGCTGGTCCTGCTGCGCCGCGACGTGGCCGGCACCACCCGGGGGCTGCGTGGCAGGCATACCCACGTCCTGCGCGCGGACGACGGGCTGCTCGCCTACCACCGGTGGGACCGTGGTGGTCCGGGCGACGACGTCGTGGTCGTCGTCAACCTCACGACGCACCCCCGCCGCGACGTGCGTCTCGGGCTGCCGCGGGCCGGCCGGTGGCGGGTCCGCTGCAACACCGACGCACCGTCCTTCGGTCCTTGTCTCGGCGCGGTGCACGCCCACGACACGGACACCGAGCCACGGCCGTGGGACGGTGTGCCTGACAGCGCGCTGGTCAGCGTCGGCCCCTACGCCGCGCTGGTCCTCTCGCAGGACGACTGA
- a CDS encoding globin, whose product MTQPSPDVPTTVYERVGGHDTFVALVREFYRGVAQDPPLRDLYPEEDLGPAEVRLRMFLEQYWGGPTTYSEQRGHPRLRMRHHPFRVTPAQRDRWLHHMNAALDTVSDRMSALDEQQMRAYMAHAAQAMVNTLAED is encoded by the coding sequence GTGACCCAGCCCTCCCCCGACGTCCCCACCACCGTCTACGAGCGGGTCGGTGGCCACGACACCTTCGTCGCCCTGGTGCGCGAGTTCTACCGCGGCGTCGCCCAGGACCCGCCGCTGCGCGACCTCTACCCCGAGGAGGACCTCGGCCCGGCCGAGGTGCGGCTGCGGATGTTCCTCGAGCAGTACTGGGGCGGCCCCACGACCTACTCCGAGCAGCGGGGCCACCCCCGGCTGCGTATGCGCCACCACCCGTTCCGCGTCACTCCCGCGCAGCGGGACCGCTGGCTGCACCACATGAACGCCGCGCTCGACACCGTCAGCGACCGGATGAGCGCGCTGGACGAGCAGCAGATGCGCGCCTACATGGCCCACGCCGCCCAGGCCATGGTCAACACCCTCGCCGAGGACTGA
- a CDS encoding glycoside hydrolase family 13 protein, whose protein sequence is MHAPTTHDAPWWRHAVIYQVYPRSFADHDGDGVGDLPGITSRLPYLAELGVDAIWISPFYLSPMADAGYDVADYRDIDPVFGTLDDADSLIATAHDLGLRVLVDLVPNHTSDEHAWFEQALAAAPGSPERERFVFRDGRGDGSEPPNNWKSVFGGIAWTRVTEADGEPGQWYLHLFDTKQPDLNWHNPEVVEEFHDILRFWLDRGVDGFRVDVAHSLVKDPELPDWEQRAVMAGADDEPLVHGDLGPMWDQDGVHEVYRGWRRVLDSYNPEGDPARDRILCAEAWLPTQERTMAYVREDEMHQAFNFHYLQAAWRATDQRRIIETSLVAAEEVGAPTTWVLSNHDVVRHASRMGLPVGSPRPNGIGVDDPQPNAVLGLRRARAATAMMLALPGSAYLYNGEELGLPDHTALPDGVRQDPAFHRTQGEETGRDGCRVPMPWVADQPSFGFGTGADTEPWLPQPLLYGPLSVDRQEGVAGSTLELYRTLLRLRREHDLGVGGLEWVTDLGGMPLPAEVVAFTNARADGPAVTVVTNLGDEPVMVPQDRDVLVCSGFLHTGADGQRLLQRDTTVWLA, encoded by the coding sequence ATGCACGCCCCCACGACCCACGACGCGCCTTGGTGGCGCCACGCCGTGATCTACCAGGTCTACCCCCGCAGCTTCGCCGACCACGACGGCGACGGGGTCGGTGACCTCCCGGGCATCACCTCCCGGCTGCCCTACCTCGCCGAGCTGGGCGTGGACGCGATCTGGATCAGCCCGTTCTATCTCTCCCCCATGGCCGACGCGGGGTATGACGTCGCGGACTACCGCGACATCGACCCCGTCTTCGGCACCCTGGACGACGCCGACAGCCTCATCGCCACGGCCCACGACCTGGGGCTGCGGGTGCTCGTCGACCTCGTGCCCAATCACACCAGCGACGAGCATGCGTGGTTCGAGCAGGCCCTGGCGGCCGCCCCGGGGAGCCCCGAGCGCGAGCGCTTCGTCTTCCGGGACGGCCGCGGCGACGGCAGCGAGCCGCCCAACAACTGGAAGAGCGTCTTCGGCGGGATCGCCTGGACCCGGGTGACCGAGGCCGACGGCGAGCCCGGCCAGTGGTACCTCCACCTCTTCGACACCAAGCAGCCCGACCTCAACTGGCACAACCCCGAGGTCGTCGAGGAGTTCCACGACATCCTGCGCTTCTGGCTGGACCGCGGCGTCGACGGCTTCCGGGTCGACGTCGCGCACTCGCTGGTCAAGGACCCGGAGCTGCCGGACTGGGAGCAGCGGGCCGTCATGGCCGGCGCCGACGACGAGCCGCTGGTGCACGGGGACCTGGGCCCGATGTGGGACCAGGACGGGGTGCACGAGGTCTACCGCGGGTGGCGCCGGGTGCTCGACTCCTACAACCCCGAGGGCGACCCGGCGCGCGACCGGATCCTGTGCGCCGAGGCCTGGCTGCCCACGCAGGAGCGCACGATGGCCTACGTCCGCGAGGACGAGATGCACCAGGCCTTCAACTTCCACTACCTCCAGGCCGCGTGGCGCGCGACCGACCAGCGCCGGATCATCGAGACCTCCCTGGTCGCCGCCGAGGAGGTCGGGGCACCCACGACCTGGGTGCTCTCCAACCACGACGTGGTGCGGCACGCCTCCCGGATGGGCCTGCCGGTCGGGTCGCCCCGGCCCAACGGCATCGGAGTCGACGACCCGCAGCCCAACGCCGTCCTCGGGCTGCGCCGGGCCCGCGCCGCGACCGCGATGATGCTCGCCCTGCCGGGGTCGGCCTACCTCTACAACGGCGAGGAGCTGGGTCTGCCGGACCACACGGCGCTGCCGGACGGCGTGCGCCAGGACCCCGCCTTCCACCGGACGCAGGGCGAGGAGACCGGCCGCGACGGGTGCCGCGTCCCGATGCCGTGGGTCGCCGACCAGCCGTCCTTCGGCTTCGGGACCGGGGCAGACACCGAGCCCTGGCTCCCGCAGCCGCTGCTCTACGGCCCGCTGTCGGTCGACCGGCAGGAGGGCGTCGCCGGCTCCACCCTCGAGCTCTACCGCACCCTCCTGCGGCTGCGGCGCGAGCACGACCTCGGCGTCGGCGGGCTCGAGTGGGTCACCGACCTCGGGGGTATGCCGTTGCCCGCCGAGGTCGTCGCGTTCACCAACGCCCGCGCCGACGGGCCGGCGGTCACCGTTGTCACCAACCTCGGCGACGAGCCGGTGATGGTCCCCCAGGACCGCGACGTGCTGGTCTGCAGCGGCTTCCTGCACACCGGCGCCGACGGCCAGCGGCTGCTGCAGCGGGACACGACCGTCTGGCTGGCATGA